The genomic stretch CTGCCCCCGACTGACTTCCCCACGTTCTTCTTCGGGACTGGGCGAGCCCTTCGTATGGTTGGCGCCCCAGGGATGCCGGGTGTTTGTGTCCTGAACGTGGATGGAGCTGGTTGTAGGAGCAGCTCTTGAAGTGATGCTGTGCGGAAGATGAAGGTTGTTGGCCCTTCGGAGTCGCCCTGCGGGGGGAGGCTTCAAACCACCTCGTGCTGCGTTGGCTGAAGACCGTCGTGGTGAGCGACGAGGAAAAGGCGTCGTAAGAGGCGTCAGGTGGGGATCGGGAAGACGAACGCAAGTGAATCGCTGCTGACGTGTCGTAAGAGTCAAAGGTGACATCAAAACCGGGGTGTATACCCAATCCCGGGACGAGTCTGGCGGGTGCCCGTTTACTGGCCAGTCGGTGTCCGGCATGCAGGCGACGTGAGCCCGGTCTGCGGCTTCCGTATGGAACAGGAGAAGGCGTTCCTTGCCGCTGCTCGTCGTAATGGCGAGTGAGAGGGAGTGTCCCAAGCAGCCGAAACTGCAAGGGATCGAGTACCGAGGTCAGGCGCGCCGGCGGACCGGCTCGTAGTAGTGGCGAAGCCCCTGTAACGGGGGTGGAGCGAAGGGGCCGGGTCGTTCGTGGCTGAGTTGATCGCGTCAACCGGGCGGTGCCCGGGAGGAATTCGGTGGACCAGTTGAAGTCACAGGCCAAGCCGTTTGAGATTTCAAAGTGGGAAGTCAAGGAGGCGTGGGAGGAAGTCAGGGCGAACAAAGGCGCTCCCGGGGTGGATGGGCAATCTCTGGACGAGTTCGAGAAGGATCTGAAGGGGAACCTCTACAAGGTCTGGAACCGGATGTCGTCGGGGTCTTACTTTCCGCAACCGGTGCGCGCGGTGGAGATTCCTAAGCCGCATGGTGGAGGCACGAGAATCCTCGGGATTCCTTGTGTGGCTGACCGGGTGGCGCAGACTGTGGTGGCCAGGCATCTCATGCGCCGGGTGGAGCCTGTATTCCATCCGGATTCGTATGGATACCGGCCCGGACGGTCGGCGCTGGACGCGGTCGCACGCTGCCGGGACCGCTGCTGGAAGAGGAACTGGGTCATCGACCTCGATGTCGCCAAGTTCTTCGACAGCGTCCGGTGGGACCTCCTGGTCAAGGCGGTGGAAGCCCACACCGACGCCGTATGGGTGATTTTGTATGTGCGGAGGTGGCTTCAAGCGCCGATGCAGCAGCCCGACGGCAGCCTGCTGGTCCGGGACCGCGGGACCCCTCAAGGATCTCCGGTCTCGCCCGTGCTGGCGAACCTGTTCATGCACTACGCGTTCGACACCTGGCTGGCCCGGGAGTACCCCGGCGTCTGGTTCGAGCGTTACGCGGACGACGCGGTGATCCACTGCGTCACCGAGCGGCAGGCCACGGAGGTCCTGGCCGCGCTGATGGACAGGATGGAACGGGTCGGGCTGCGACTGCATCCCGACAAGACCCGGATCGTGTACTGCAGGGATGGCAAGCGCCGAAACTCGTACGAGCACACGGCATTCACCTTCCTTGGATACACCTTCCGCGCCCGCAGGAGCCGGGACAAGAAGGGAGAGAGCTTCCTCTCCTTCGACCCGGAGATCAGTAAAGAGGCCCTGAAGCGGCTCAGTGCGGAGGTCCGTTCCTGGCACCTTCATACTCGGGCCGACCTTTCCTTCGTTGATCTCGCCCGGTGGGTCAACCCACGGGTGGCGGGGTGGATGCAGTACTACGGCCGCTTCCGGCGGTCGGGGCTGGATCCCCTTCTGACGCGCATCAACGCCTACTTGGTGCGATGGATCCGCAAGAAGTACGAGCGGCTCAAGGCGAAGCGGAAGGCCATTGCGAAGATGGGGGAGATCGCCAAGCGGTATCCCCGCATGTTCGCGCACTGGCCTTGGACTACCGCCTCGGCCTGGTGACCAGGACGGCAGGAGCCGTGTAACGAGAGATCGTTCCGCACGGTTCTGTGAGAGCCGAGGGGTGAGATTCCCCTCGGCTACTCGGCGACTAACCAACTTCTGCCATCAGTGGCTTACGACGATTGGCCGCTCGGCACCCCACGACGACTCGGCTGCCAATTACGAATTGCGAATGATCGATTCGTAGGGAATCGACAGCGAGATCGTCCGTCGGGAGGCACCAGCAGCACACCGCACGGAGGCACCACAGGGCCGCGATCTGGGCCGGCATCGACGCAGGTAAGACCCATCACCACTGCGCCGCGATCGACGAAAGCGGCCGTCGGCTGCTGTCGCAACGCGTCGCCAACGACGAGCCCGAGCTTCTCGAACTCATCGCCGACGTCCTGTCCCTGGGCGACGAGGTGGCCTGGGGCATCGACCTGGCCGACGGGGGAGCCGCCTACGCCGCTGTTCCCGGTCCCGCCTCTCTCGGATCTCCCAGCGGCCGGGTCAGCTCGTCATCCTCGGCCGCCCGGCGTCCCGGTTCCGTCTCGTCCAGCTCCCAGTAGTCCCGGCACTCGTCGCACCGGTGCTCCAGGATGCCCGCGTTGGTGGCCAGTACGGCTCCGTGCGGACAGCCGCTGTCGTCGCCGCGTCCCGCGCATTGTTGTTCCCAGTTGTCCCCCATGCGGTTGACCGTGCGGCGTGCGAGCGGCAGTCGGCAGAGGGCGTGCAGGGCGCACGGGCGCTCGCGTCCGGCAACACACCTCAGCACCGGCCAGTAGCCCCAGCCGCTCGCTCTGTTCGGCTTCAGGGAACCTCACCCACCCCGTCCTGTTGGTGGTTTGCATGTGGCTGTCAGTGACTGATCGTCGTCGTGGAGTCAGCGGAAAGACCGGGGTGAGCAGGTAGGGGGGTGGCGCTCTCTGCTGGCGATGCGTGTCACCAGTGACGAAAGCCCGGGCCGGTATTAAGCAGACCATCATTCGAGTCGGTGGCCTACGCCTTCTACCTGCGCTCGATGGGCGGTTCTCTCGATCGGATCGAAGCCCAGCGTCAGCCAGATGCTTTCATCTTCACCCTCGGGCCGGGAACCAAGCCCGAGGCCTTCATGGGTGATCCGGCGGCCCAGGCGCCTAGAGAGGGCCTCGGCCAGGTACCCGGCGTCGCCCCGGACGGCTCGGCGCCCTGGCAGGTCGTTGACCCGCGCGCAGGTGGTGGAGGAGTCAGCCGTGACGTCCACCTTCAAGGCCACCGGCCCCTGACCGTGAGCGACCGCGAAGCGGTGCTGGTCTACACCGTCTCGACCCTGCCCGTGCGGTGGGCTTGACCCCAGCAGGCACCAGACCCTGCGGCCGGTGGGCGGCTTGGCGTGGCATGCGCAGTTGGAGCACGATCGGGTGACGGTCACATTCACGGCGTGTGCGGGTGAGCGCTCAAGTTCCCTCGGACCAACACCGTGTCCTTTGTCGTGTGGGCTCGCTGGTCTGGCCATGGGGTGGGATACCTGGAGTGGGATTGTTCCGGACGGGCTGTGGGAGATTTCGGAGCAGCTGATCCCGCAGTCGAGGGTTGGGCCGCAGGGCGGGCGACGCAGGAAACGCCTGATGAGGCGCTGTTCGCTGCGGTCATCTACGTCCTTGTCGGCGGTTGTGCTGGCATCCTTGCCTCCGTGCTTCGGCGTATCGATGATTGACTGTCTCCGATATCGGGGGCCTTTTCGGACGATCTTGGGGTGCGCGATGGCACGTGCACGGAACCGGCCGGACCCGGACGCCGGACCGTTAGAGCGTTTCGCCTACGACCTGCAGGTACTGCGAGAAAAATCAGGGGCATTGG from Streptomyces roseochromogenus subsp. oscitans DS 12.976 encodes the following:
- the ltrA gene encoding group II intron reverse transcriptase/maturase; the encoded protein is MDQLKSQAKPFEISKWEVKEAWEEVRANKGAPGVDGQSLDEFEKDLKGNLYKVWNRMSSGSYFPQPVRAVEIPKPHGGGTRILGIPCVADRVAQTVVARHLMRRVEPVFHPDSYGYRPGRSALDAVARCRDRCWKRNWVIDLDVAKFFDSVRWDLLVKAVEAHTDAVWVILYVRRWLQAPMQQPDGSLLVRDRGTPQGSPVSPVLANLFMHYAFDTWLAREYPGVWFERYADDAVIHCVTERQATEVLAALMDRMERVGLRLHPDKTRIVYCRDGKRRNSYEHTAFTFLGYTFRARRSRDKKGESFLSFDPEISKEALKRLSAEVRSWHLHTRADLSFVDLARWVNPRVAGWMQYYGRFRRSGLDPLLTRINAYLVRWIRKKYERLKAKRKAIAKMGEIAKRYPRMFAHWPWTTASAW